The Verrucomicrobiota bacterium sequence TGGGCTCGATGTAGGTGCGGTCGGCGAACTCCGGGTCGGTCATGATGGTGGCCGGGTTCGAGTTCACGAGGACGACGCGGTAGCCCTCCTCCTTGAGCGCCTT is a genomic window containing:
- a CDS encoding carbamoyl-phosphate synthase subunit L, giving the protein MPKRTDIHSVLIIGAGPIIIGQACEFDYSGTQACKALKEEGYRVVLVNSNPATIMTDPEFADRTYIEP